One part of the Helicobacter cetorum MIT 99-5656 genome encodes these proteins:
- a CDS encoding FapA family protein — MSVEHFAPIKIEQCKDIKKELQRVAAEHKLEVEELWFEILKTSIFIKPSAKDDFSEALAGELQQLEEDGYYEKKELVLYQAHDVKVKLNAYKRFFKVEVNDEASQVEIILDDCFIVLDTEEHYQEMFGYIRECLALEGVVLRHLSKMYENLKTELRAYKKEAKSNRFILYTSSTFMPNTEEKPSFLLEEEYTPTHTIPLASQEESFVKENYYIAKENQIVACVSYPKQGKDGRNLKGFYVEVPKAPSSPTPLGHDKNAFEERDENNALVYYSKALQGVKMEKGRLHFRQNFAFESGIKSIETPNLLGGLESGIVFEIQASGELNDAIDCNFILEATTINIKGNVGKNVILVAKEIAIEGQIHPESYVYADKVRITNHKGVCYAKEFECKYLERGKVYADSAKVEASAGSVVYAKEITFEKLKSDNKLYFSKQCVIDEVDGNGNRFIFYAFGGRENQEELKIAKKKLNQFGLKSKKIIAQHQSLNHLVQNNQAVMEKLKNATEEIRRSLMQQESVKDAYNEFMFALKRLRILKAQMLELQRLNNECHSKLISIENSMQQASITTKNPFKQENIVIYHRNYPKVSNLTATLSHNENVNVIYEPKENKIKKVFKGAIAKKP, encoded by the coding sequence ATGAGTGTGGAGCATTTTGCCCCTATAAAGATTGAGCAATGCAAAGATATTAAAAAAGAATTGCAAAGAGTTGCTGCTGAGCATAAATTAGAAGTTGAAGAGCTGTGGTTTGAAATTTTAAAGACTTCTATTTTTATCAAACCCAGTGCCAAAGATGATTTTAGTGAAGCACTCGCTGGGGAATTGCAACAGCTAGAAGAAGATGGGTATTATGAAAAAAAAGAGCTAGTTCTCTATCAAGCCCATGATGTTAAGGTTAAACTCAACGCTTATAAACGCTTTTTTAAGGTGGAAGTCAATGATGAAGCGAGCCAAGTAGAAATTATCTTAGATGATTGCTTTATTGTATTAGATACTGAAGAGCATTACCAAGAGATGTTTGGGTATATTAGAGAGTGTTTAGCCCTTGAAGGCGTAGTGTTACGCCATCTTTCAAAGATGTATGAGAATTTGAAAACAGAATTAAGAGCCTACAAAAAAGAAGCTAAATCTAATCGGTTCATTTTATACACTTCTTCAACCTTTATGCCTAATACAGAGGAAAAGCCTAGCTTTTTATTAGAAGAAGAATACACACCCACCCATACAATTCCTTTAGCCAGCCAAGAAGAATCTTTTGTCAAAGAGAATTATTATATCGCTAAAGAAAATCAAATCGTGGCTTGTGTGAGCTACCCCAAACAGGGTAAAGATGGGCGTAATCTCAAAGGTTTTTATGTTGAAGTGCCTAAAGCTCCTAGCTCGCCCACACCCCTAGGGCATGATAAGAACGCTTTTGAAGAAAGAGATGAAAATAACGCCCTAGTATATTACTCCAAAGCCCTACAAGGGGTCAAAATGGAAAAAGGGCGTTTGCACTTCAGACAAAATTTTGCGTTTGAAAGTGGCATTAAATCCATTGAAACGCCTAATCTTTTGGGGGGGTTGGAGAGTGGAATCGTTTTTGAAATTCAAGCTAGTGGTGAGCTAAATGATGCGATTGATTGTAATTTCATCTTAGAAGCGACTACGATTAATATTAAGGGTAATGTGGGTAAAAATGTCATCTTGGTGGCTAAAGAGATTGCAATAGAGGGGCAAATCCATCCTGAAAGTTATGTGTATGCCGATAAAGTGCGTATCACTAATCATAAGGGTGTGTGCTATGCCAAAGAGTTTGAGTGCAAGTATTTAGAGCGTGGCAAGGTGTATGCTGATAGTGCTAAGGTAGAAGCGAGTGCAGGAAGCGTGGTCTATGCTAAGGAAATCACTTTTGAAAAGCTTAAATCAGATAACAAGCTGTATTTTTCTAAGCAATGCGTTATTGATGAGGTGGATGGCAATGGTAATCGCTTCATTTTCTATGCCTTTGGGGGGCGTGAAAACCAAGAAGAGCTGAAAATCGCCAAGAAAAAGCTCAATCAATTTGGGTTGAAATCTAAGAAAATTATCGCTCAGCACCAGTCCTTAAACCACCTAGTCCAAAACAATCAGGCTGTTATGGAAAAGCTTAAAAACGCTACCGAAGAAATCAGGCGTTCGTTGATGCAACAAGAAAGCGTGAAAGATGCCTACAATGAATTTATGTTTGCCTTGAAGCGTTTGAGAATTTTAAAAGCTCAAATGCTAGAGTTACAAAGGCTCAATAATGAATGCCACTCTAAGCTCATTAGTATAGAAAACAGCATGCAACAGGCAAGTATTACCACTAAAAATCCGTTCAAGCAAGAAAATATTGTGATTTATCACCGCAATTATCCTAAGGTAAGCAACCTAACCGCTACGCTAAGCCATAATGAAAATGTGAATGTCATTTATGAGCCTAAAGAAAATAAGATTAAAAAGGTCTTTAAGGGTGCGATAGCCAAAAAGCCCTAG
- the murJ gene encoding murein biosynthesis integral membrane protein MurJ, whose translation MIKRLFLTNSLGILCSRILGFLRDLMMASILGAGVYSDIFFVAFKMPNLFRRIFAEGSFSQSFLPSFIRSSVKGSFASFVGLLFSGILFLWCLFVALNPLWLTKLLAYGFDEETLKLCTPIVAINFWYLLLVFITTFLGTLLQYKHSFFASAYSTSLLNLCMILALVISKDKSHLEALYYLSYGVLLGGVAQILLHFYPLVKLGLFTLLLKGFLSFKSTNATKKEYRLNHAKKDLKSFFKQFFPSVLGNSTAQIASFLDTTIASFLASGSVSYLYYANRVFQLPLALFAIAISTALFPSIAIAIKNNEQHLILQRLQNAWFFLVSVLLFCSIGGIMLSKEITQALFERGHFSPKDTLITSQVFSLYLLGLLPFGLSKLFSLWLYAKLEQAKAAKISLITLLLGLVCSLSLMPFLGVLGLALSNSLSGFILFTLTIKAFGFRLFLGIIKRLKLWLMIIFLACVEILLLLAFKSLITHLYLIYYFQGF comes from the coding sequence ATGATAAAAAGATTATTTTTAACCAACAGCTTAGGGATTTTATGCTCTAGAATTTTAGGCTTTTTACGAGATTTGATGATGGCTAGCATTCTAGGGGCTGGGGTGTATAGCGATATTTTCTTTGTGGCTTTCAAAATGCCTAATCTATTTAGGCGTATTTTTGCTGAAGGCTCATTTTCACAAAGCTTTCTACCGAGCTTTATACGAAGTTCTGTTAAAGGAAGTTTTGCCAGTTTTGTGGGGCTACTTTTTAGTGGTATCTTATTTTTATGGTGCTTATTTGTAGCCTTAAACCCCTTGTGGCTGACTAAATTGCTCGCTTATGGCTTTGATGAAGAAACTCTAAAATTATGCACCCCTATTGTAGCGATTAATTTTTGGTATCTTTTATTAGTGTTTATCACAACCTTTTTAGGCACACTTTTGCAATACAAGCACAGCTTTTTTGCAAGTGCGTATAGCACAAGCTTATTGAATTTATGCATGATTTTAGCCCTTGTTATCTCTAAAGACAAATCGCATTTAGAAGCCTTATATTATCTGAGCTATGGTGTGCTTTTAGGGGGCGTGGCTCAAATTCTCTTACACTTTTATCCTTTAGTCAAACTAGGCTTATTCACTTTATTATTGAAAGGATTTTTGAGCTTTAAAAGCACAAATGCGACAAAAAAAGAATATCGCTTAAATCATGCTAAAAAGGATTTAAAAAGTTTTTTCAAACAATTTTTTCCTAGCGTATTAGGCAACTCCACCGCACAAATCGCCTCCTTTTTAGACACTACGATAGCCTCATTTCTAGCAAGTGGGAGTGTGTCTTATTTATATTATGCTAATAGAGTGTTCCAACTACCCTTAGCCCTATTTGCCATTGCCATATCCACAGCCCTTTTTCCTAGTATTGCGATTGCGATTAAAAACAACGAGCAACATTTAATCTTGCAACGCTTGCAAAATGCGTGGTTTTTCTTAGTGAGTGTCTTACTCTTTTGTAGTATCGGAGGCATTATGCTCAGTAAGGAAATCACGCAAGCTTTATTTGAAAGGGGGCATTTTAGCCCTAAAGACACTCTTATAACTTCACAAGTCTTTTCACTCTATCTTTTGGGCTTACTCCCCTTTGGGCTATCTAAGCTCTTTTCTTTATGGCTCTATGCTAAACTAGAGCAAGCAAAAGCGGCTAAAATCTCTTTAATCACACTTCTTTTAGGCTTAGTTTGCTCTCTAAGCTTAATGCCCTTTTTAGGGGTTTTAGGACTGGCTCTTTCTAATAGTTTGAGCGGATTTATTTTATTCACTCTAACTATAAAAGCGTTTGGCTTTAGATTATTCTTAGGTATAATCAAGCGTTTGAAATTATGGCTTATGATTATTTTTCTCGCTTGTGTAGAAATATTGTTGCTTTTAGCGTTCAAATCGTTAATTACGCATTTATATTTAATTTATTATTTTCAAGGTTTTTAA
- the cysS gene encoding cysteine--tRNA ligase, with amino-acid sequence MFIYDTKLKQKVPFEPLVKNKASIYVCGPTVYDDAHLGHARSAIAFDLLRRTLELSNYEVTMVRNFTDIDDKIINKALKENKSIKELSAIYIDSYTNDLNALNVKKPSLEPKASEYLDAMTQMIETLLEKNIAYKVSNGDIYLDTSKDKHYGSLSSHNSSVEFSRIGLREEKRSEQDFVLWKAYKGANDVGFDSPLGKGRPGWHIECSSMIFKTLAQANTPYQIDIHAGGADLLFPHHENEASQTRCAFEVELSKYWMHNGFVNINNEKMSKSLGNSFFIKDALKTYDGEILRNYLLGVHYRSTLNFNEEDLLMSKKRLDKIYRLKQRVFGSFGIINTDFKKEILECMQDDLNISKALSVLENMLSVANEELNQKPKDKAKKGEILANLNFVEELLGIGFKNPLDYFQLGVSENEKREIEKKIAERNLAKQQKDFSKADNIREELIKQKIALLDTPQGTIWEKLF; translated from the coding sequence ATGTTTATTTATGATACCAAATTAAAGCAAAAAGTCCCTTTTGAGCCTTTAGTAAAAAACAAGGCCAGTATTTATGTGTGCGGGCCTACGGTGTATGATGACGCTCATTTAGGGCATGCTAGAAGTGCGATTGCTTTTGATTTATTAAGACGCACGCTTGAATTAAGTAATTATGAAGTTACTATGGTTAGAAACTTCACAGATATTGATGATAAGATTATCAACAAGGCCTTGAAAGAAAATAAGAGCATTAAAGAATTGAGTGCGATTTATATTGACTCTTATACGAACGATTTAAACGCTTTGAATGTCAAAAAGCCAAGCTTAGAACCAAAAGCGAGTGAATATTTAGACGCTATGACTCAAATGATTGAAACGCTTTTAGAAAAAAATATCGCTTACAAGGTATCTAATGGTGATATTTACTTAGATACTAGCAAGGACAAGCATTATGGCTCGTTGAGTTCGCATAATAGTAGCGTGGAGTTTAGTCGCATAGGTTTAAGAGAAGAAAAACGCTCTGAGCAAGATTTTGTTTTATGGAAAGCTTACAAGGGGGCTAATGATGTGGGCTTTGATAGCCCTTTAGGCAAGGGGCGACCCGGTTGGCATATAGAATGCTCTAGCATGATTTTTAAAACTCTTGCTCAAGCTAACACCCCTTATCAAATTGATATTCATGCAGGGGGTGCGGATTTGTTATTCCCCCACCATGAAAATGAAGCCTCTCAAACTCGTTGTGCATTTGAAGTGGAGCTTTCTAAATACTGGATGCATAATGGCTTTGTGAATATCAATAATGAAAAAATGTCTAAAAGCTTGGGAAACAGCTTTTTTATCAAAGATGCTTTAAAAACCTATGATGGCGAGATTTTGCGTAACTACCTACTAGGAGTGCATTATCGCTCAACTCTAAATTTTAATGAAGAAGATTTATTGATGAGTAAAAAACGCTTAGATAAAATCTATCGCCTAAAACAGCGAGTTTTTGGTTCTTTTGGCATTATTAATACTGACTTTAAAAAAGAAATTTTAGAATGCATGCAAGATGATTTAAACATCTCTAAAGCTTTAAGCGTTTTAGAAAACATGCTCTCTGTTGCTAATGAAGAGCTTAATCAAAAGCCTAAAGATAAGGCTAAAAAGGGCGAAATTTTAGCAAATTTAAATTTTGTAGAAGAATTACTAGGCATTGGTTTTAAAAACCCGCTAGATTACTTTCAATTAGGGGTAAGCGAGAATGAAAAAAGAGAAATTGAAAAAAAGATAGCAGAAAGAAACTTAGCCAAGCAACAAAAAGATTTTAGTAAAGCTGATAACATAAGAGAAGAGTTAATAAAGCAAAAAATCGCTTTATTAGATACCCCACAAGGCACTATTTGGGAAAAGCTTTTTTAA
- a CDS encoding vacuolating cyotoxin family protein: protein MKSQKKHRKMNRPIVSLALVGALVSAKLGANTPNNFQISTTTPPPYLQHAPIHHNNYALLSGIIIPAIISGIASGIAAGTVGGIIGWVTKQAEQANKNPDKPHKIWRIKAGNGFDAFPDKQYDLYQSLLSTDIQSGWDWGNASNHFWVKDGQWNKLEVDMKNARGIYNLSGLINYTGGDLDVDMQRATLRLGQFNGNSFTSFKDDNNRTTRVNFNAKNILIDNFIEINNRVGSGAGRKASSTVLTLQSSEGITSSENAEISLYDGATLNLISSWDRDLKANPWQAVRGVELKGNVWMGRLQYVGAYYAPSWSMIDTSQVKGDVIFHHLTVGDHNAAQAGIIASNKTKIGTLDLWQSAELHVIAPPEGGYKDKDKKHKGSSTQKNQHNTENTAKNDKDNNTQVINPSDSQETEVQPVQVINGTFAGSKDSLVTIDHINVNSDTAVKVGGYKATLITNAENLNIGNINLYNQASGRTLLVENQTGNITVDGTLMVNNQIGSYGFVGSGVNFIFKAGTDTHKGNATFNSNIYLGNSVNLKVDAKTANFRDIDASKGNNSLNATTLDFSGVTENIHINKLTTASTNVAAKNFNIKELDVTTSRGLSVGQYTDFTQDIGDKSHIETVRLETGYSPLYSGGIKFKSGKKLVIDEFYHAPWNYFDARNITDVEITKKLLFAAPGSIVGMTGLMFNNLTLAKGANMDYGKDLDLTIQGNFTNNQGTMNILVQDGRFATLNVGQTATMKFNNMIDSATGFYKPLIKINDAQNLTKNVEHVLVKAQSIDYDNISTNTDINQQEQFKERLALYNNHNRMDICVVRKDSFESDVKACGMAIGNTDMVSHPDNYKYLEGRAWKNTDIGKTATHKEIAVNVKDGHAAPKAHESTEEAKKDKNLISLPTNHNNVKLARFAHYALIRPNATTHSNTTPNLVAINKHNFGTIESVFELANRSDAINVINATSGTQGRDLLQTLLIDSHNAGYARQMIDATSTGEITKQLNVATETLNNIASLEHKTNSLQTLSLSNKMVVNTRLVNLSRKHTNNIDSFAKRLQALQDKRFASVGTMAEVLYQFAPKYEKPANVWANAIGGASLSNGGNTSLYGTSAGMDTYIEGENVEAIVGGFGSYGYSSFNNQASNLNSGANNTNFGLYSRVFANKHEFDFEAQGAVGSNNENLMFKGALLQGLNQGYSYLAYSAMANANYGYDFAFLNNALVFKPSVGVSYNHLGSTNMKSNSNQVALSNGASSRHLLSANANVEARYYYGDTSFFYMNAGILQELANFGFNNAMALNSFKVNATHNPLNTHARVMIGGELQLAKEVYLNLGVIYAHNLNTMIGNIASNLGMRYSF from the coding sequence ATGAAATCACAAAAAAAGCACCGCAAGATGAATCGCCCTATTGTTTCACTTGCGTTAGTAGGAGCGTTAGTTAGTGCTAAATTAGGGGCTAACACACCAAACAATTTTCAAATATCTACAACTACACCGCCCCCATATTTACAGCATGCTCCAATACATCATAATAATTACGCCCTTTTATCAGGCATAATTATTCCAGCCATTATCAGTGGAATTGCTTCAGGAATTGCCGCAGGAACCGTTGGGGGCATTATAGGTTGGGTAACCAAGCAAGCCGAACAAGCTAATAAAAACCCTGATAAACCCCATAAAATTTGGCGCATTAAAGCAGGGAATGGCTTTGATGCTTTCCCTGACAAGCAATATGACTTGTATCAATCTCTTTTATCAACTGATATTCAATCAGGTTGGGACTGGGGAAATGCTAGCAATCATTTTTGGGTAAAAGATGGGCAATGGAATAAGCTTGAAGTGGATATGAAAAACGCAAGGGGTATCTACAATCTCTCAGGTCTTATTAATTATACTGGTGGGGATTTAGATGTTGATATGCAACGAGCTACTTTGCGCTTAGGTCAATTTAATGGTAATTCTTTTACAAGTTTTAAAGATGACAATAACCGCACCACTAGAGTGAATTTCAATGCTAAAAATATCCTAATTGATAATTTTATAGAAATTAATAATCGTGTGGGTTCAGGGGCTGGAAGAAAGGCAAGTTCCACGGTTTTAACCTTACAAAGTTCTGAGGGGATTACTAGCAGTGAAAACGCTGAAATCTCTCTTTATGATGGTGCAACACTCAATTTGATTTCAAGCTGGGATAGAGATTTAAAGGCAAATCCTTGGCAAGCAGTGCGTGGTGTTGAGCTTAAAGGCAATGTATGGATGGGTCGCTTACAATATGTAGGGGCGTATTATGCACCTTCATGGAGCATGATAGACACTTCACAAGTAAAAGGAGATGTGATTTTTCATCATCTCACCGTAGGTGATCACAACGCCGCTCAAGCTGGTATCATAGCTAGCAACAAAACCAAAATCGGCACTTTAGACTTATGGCAGAGTGCAGAGTTGCATGTCATCGCTCCACCAGAAGGTGGCTATAAGGATAAAGATAAAAAACATAAAGGTTCTAGCACGCAAAAAAATCAGCACAACACAGAAAACACAGCCAAAAATGATAAAGATAACAACACGCAAGTTATCAACCCAAGCGACTCGCAAGAAACAGAAGTTCAACCTGTGCAAGTCATAAATGGCACTTTTGCCGGCAGTAAAGACTCGCTTGTTACTATAGACCACATTAATGTAAATTCTGATACTGCAGTTAAAGTAGGTGGATACAAAGCTACCCTTATCACCAATGCAGAAAACTTAAACATAGGGAATATTAATCTGTATAACCAAGCAAGTGGGCGTACTCTTTTGGTAGAAAATCAAACCGGAAACATTACCGTTGATGGAACATTAATGGTTAATAATCAAATAGGTAGCTATGGTTTTGTGGGTTCAGGTGTAAATTTCATTTTTAAGGCAGGGACTGACACCCATAAGGGAAATGCCACTTTTAATAGCAATATTTATTTAGGAAATTCTGTGAATTTAAAGGTGGATGCCAAAACAGCCAATTTTAGAGATATTGACGCCAGCAAAGGCAATAATAGTCTCAATGCTACCACTTTGGATTTTAGTGGCGTTACGGAAAATATCCACATTAACAAACTCACTACGGCTTCTACTAATGTTGCTGCTAAAAACTTCAACATTAAGGAATTAGATGTTACTACAAGCCGTGGTTTGAGTGTGGGACAATACACTGATTTTACCCAAGATATAGGCGACAAATCACATATTGAAACCGTGCGTTTAGAAACCGGTTATAGCCCGCTCTATTCTGGGGGTATCAAATTCAAAAGCGGTAAAAAACTTGTCATAGATGAGTTTTATCATGCCCCTTGGAATTATTTTGATGCTAGAAATATTACAGATGTTGAAATCACTAAAAAACTTCTTTTTGCAGCCCCAGGAAGTATTGTAGGCATGACAGGGCTTATGTTTAATAACCTAACCCTAGCTAAGGGTGCTAACATGGATTATGGTAAAGATTTAGATTTGACTATTCAGGGAAATTTCACCAACAATCAAGGCACCATGAATATTCTAGTCCAAGATGGGCGTTTTGCAACCTTAAATGTAGGTCAAACAGCGACTATGAAATTTAATAATATGATAGATAGTGCTACAGGATTTTATAAACCACTCATCAAGATTAATGATGCTCAAAATCTCACTAAAAATGTGGAACATGTTTTAGTGAAAGCACAGAGTATTGATTATGATAATATTTCTACAAACACTGATATTAATCAACAAGAACAATTTAAAGAGCGGCTAGCTCTCTATAACAATCATAACCGCATGGATATTTGTGTGGTGCGAAAAGACTCTTTTGAAAGCGATGTTAAGGCATGTGGAATGGCTATCGGTAATACAGATATGGTTAGCCACCCAGATAACTATAAGTATCTTGAAGGTAGGGCATGGAAAAACACTGATATTGGTAAAACCGCCACGCATAAAGAAATCGCTGTGAATGTGAAAGATGGCCATGCGGCGCCTAAAGCTCATGAAAGCACTGAAGAAGCAAAAAAAGATAAAAACCTCATTAGCTTACCAACAAACCACAACAATGTAAAGCTTGCTCGTTTTGCCCATTATGCTCTCATACGCCCTAACGCTACCACTCATTCTAACACCACCCCAAATCTCGTCGCCATCAACAAGCATAACTTCGGCACTATTGAAAGCGTGTTTGAATTAGCTAATCGTTCTGATGCTATCAATGTTATCAATGCTACTTCAGGCACACAGGGAAGAGATTTATTACAAACTTTATTGATTGATTCTCATAATGCTGGTTATGCGCGTCAAATGATTGATGCAACTAGCACAGGTGAAATCACTAAGCAGTTGAATGTTGCCACTGAGACTTTAAATAATATAGCTAGTTTAGAGCATAAGACTAATAGTTTACAAACTTTAAGCTTAAGCAATAAAATGGTAGTAAACACTCGCTTAGTCAATCTTTCTAGAAAGCACACTAACAATATTGATTCGTTTGCTAAACGCTTACAAGCTTTACAAGACAAGAGATTTGCTTCAGTGGGGACTATGGCAGAAGTGTTGTATCAATTTGCCCCTAAGTATGAAAAACCTGCTAATGTTTGGGCTAATGCCATTGGGGGAGCTAGTTTGAGTAATGGAGGTAACACTTCTTTATATGGCACAAGTGCTGGAATGGATACTTATATTGAAGGGGAAAATGTAGAAGCTATTGTTGGTGGTTTTGGAAGCTATGGCTATAGCTCATTCAATAACCAAGCAAGCAATCTTAACTCTGGAGCTAATAACACCAACTTTGGTTTGTATTCTCGTGTGTTTGCTAATAAACATGAATTTGATTTTGAAGCTCAAGGAGCTGTAGGAAGCAATAATGAAAACTTAATGTTTAAAGGGGCTTTATTACAAGGTCTTAATCAAGGCTATAGTTACTTAGCTTATAGCGCTATGGCTAATGCTAATTATGGCTATGACTTTGCTTTCTTAAACAATGCTTTAGTGTTTAAACCTAGTGTAGGTGTAAGCTATAATCATTTAGGTTCTACTAACATGAAAAGCAATAGCAATCAAGTGGCTTTGAGTAATGGTGCAAGTAGCCGTCATCTATTGAGTGCAAATGCTAATGTAGAAGCCCGCTATTATTATGGAGACACTTCATTCTTCTATATGAATGCTGGAATTTTACAAGAATTGGCTAACTTTGGATTCAATAACGCTATGGCTTTAAATAGCTTTAAAGTGAACGCTACTCACAATCCTTTAAATACCCATGCTAGAGTGATGATAGGTGGGGAATTGCAATTAGCTAAAGAAGTGTATTTGAATTTGGGTGTGATTTATGCTCATAATCTCAACACTATGATAGGTAATATCGCTTCAAATTTAGGGATGAGATATAGTTTCTAA
- a CDS encoding IS1595 family transposase translates to MPNHTNELEIIKQLFNNLTETDKKAFLKTIKDKEKSITKTPIQKEIKECPHCKSNQFVKNGKKDNKQRFMCKDCKKTFTLTNNTILFSTKTDIKVWKKFIHCMIEKYSLRKTAEICKISLPTAFAWRHKILDALQNIQNEVELNGVVEADETYFPLSFKGHHKNFKLPRLSKHRDTQALKRGLSKEQACVTSGVNLNGKSIAKVSDLGKPKIKDLIKVLSNKVSRDSIFVTDSFRAYLKLANNMELSHIRIPKKKHKLGSFNIQTINSYHSHLKDMIKHKIKGVATKYLDNYLVYHNFVNFAKESYKEVILFEYIQNNECVSLSLEISKRKCLSIT, encoded by the coding sequence ATGCCTAATCATACAAATGAATTAGAGATTATCAAACAGCTCTTTAATAACTTAACAGAAACTGATAAAAAGGCTTTTTTAAAGACTATTAAAGATAAAGAAAAATCTATAACTAAAACACCTATTCAAAAAGAAATCAAAGAGTGTCCACATTGTAAGTCTAATCAATTTGTAAAAAATGGCAAAAAAGATAATAAACAAAGATTTATGTGTAAAGATTGCAAAAAGACTTTTACACTAACTAATAACACTATTCTTTTTAGCACCAAGACAGATATTAAGGTTTGGAAAAAATTCATTCATTGTATGATAGAAAAATATTCGCTTAGAAAGACAGCTGAAATTTGTAAGATTAGCTTACCTACCGCTTTTGCTTGGCGGCATAAAATACTAGATGCTTTACAGAATATACAAAACGAAGTAGAGCTAAATGGCGTAGTAGAGGCTGATGAGACCTACTTCCCCCTTTCTTTTAAAGGTCATCATAAAAATTTTAAGCTGCCACGCTTATCTAAACATAGAGACACACAAGCATTAAAGCGTGGATTATCTAAAGAGCAAGCTTGTGTAACAAGTGGAGTGAATTTAAATGGCAAATCTATTGCTAAAGTTTCTGATTTAGGTAAGCCTAAAATCAAAGACTTAATAAAAGTCTTAAGTAATAAAGTTTCTAGAGATAGTATTTTTGTAACCGATAGTTTTAGAGCTTATTTAAAACTAGCAAATAACATGGAGTTAAGCCATATTAGAATACCAAAGAAAAAACATAAACTAGGTTCTTTTAATATCCAAACTATCAATAGCTATCATAGTCATTTAAAGGATATGATTAAGCATAAAATTAAAGGTGTAGCGACTAAATACTTGGATAATTATCTTGTTTATCATAACTTTGTGAATTTTGCTAAAGAGAGCTATAAGGAAGTGATTTTGTTTGAGTATATACAAAATAATGAGTGTGTTAGTTTGAGTTTAGAGATTTCTAAAAGAAAATGCCTATCAATAACATAA
- a CDS encoding DNA adenine methylase has translation MIKEQDKSLILANRRYLGNKQSICPFIKEIINTLEPIEIVADIFSGTGAFSASFIDKTIITNDILYSNYITHCAYFLPLEYDKNKICEKLDFYNDPLFLSNKESSNYMSEYFSDTYFSAKNCLLIGEIRKDIEQQYLKKEINFKEYALLLSALLFASDRIANTVGHYDAYRKNIKDLDKKILKLIPLIPPKILKNNVCYNLDANLLIEKIECDLLYLDPPYNSRQYSSAYHLLENIACFKKQIPQGVAKKIPLEHLKSEYCTKNAPLVFKDLISKARAKYILLSYNNMGDKGNSRSNAKISDSDILSILKQKGKVEIFETPYKYFSTGKSKITNHKERLFLCQV, from the coding sequence ATGATAAAAGAACAAGATAAATCTTTAATTTTAGCTAATCGGCGTTATTTAGGCAATAAGCAATCTATTTGTCCTTTTATTAAAGAGATTATTAACACACTAGAACCCATTGAAATAGTGGCTGATATTTTTAGTGGCACAGGAGCGTTTAGTGCATCTTTTATAGATAAAACAATTATTACAAACGATATTTTATATAGTAATTATATTACACATTGCGCTTATTTTTTACCCTTAGAGTATGATAAAAATAAAATTTGTGAAAAGCTAGATTTTTATAATGACCCCTTATTTTTAAGCAATAAAGAAAGCTCTAATTATATGAGTGAATATTTTAGCGACACTTATTTTAGTGCTAAAAATTGTTTGTTAATCGGTGAAATTAGAAAAGATATAGAGCAACAATATTTAAAAAAAGAAATTAATTTTAAAGAATATGCCCTATTACTTAGTGCGTTATTATTTGCAAGCGATAGAATTGCTAACACCGTAGGGCATTATGATGCGTATAGGAAAAATATTAAAGATTTAGATAAAAAGATTTTAAAGCTAATCCCCCTAATACCACCTAAGATACTAAAAAACAATGTTTGTTACAACTTGGACGCTAATCTTTTAATAGAAAAAATAGAGTGTGATTTATTGTATTTAGACCCCCCTTACAATTCTAGGCAATATAGTAGCGCCTATCATCTTTTAGAAAATATCGCTTGTTTTAAGAAACAAATCCCACAAGGTGTGGCTAAAAAAATCCCCTTAGAACATTTAAAGAGCGAGTATTGCACTAAGAACGCCCCCTTAGTTTTTAAAGATTTAATTTCTAAAGCTAGGGCTAAATATATTTTACTCTCTTATAATAATATGGGCGATAAAGGTAATAGCCGTTCCAATGCTAAAATAAGCGATAGTGATATTTTAAGTATTTTAAAACAAAAAGGCAAAGTAGAAATCTTTGAAACCCCTTATAAATATTTTAGCACAGGCAAATCTAAAATAACTAATCATAAAGAAAGATTGTTTTTATGCCAAGTGTAA